Proteins encoded by one window of Nicotiana tabacum cultivar K326 chromosome 10, ASM71507v2, whole genome shotgun sequence:
- the LOC142165120 gene encoding uncharacterized protein LOC142165120: MAIHEVGDGHCRSFADGARIPSELTCDNRRQFIRSKVTQFLEDNKIKRILSTLYHPCANGQAESTNKTIIQSLKKKLESTKGKWRETLPEVLWAYQITPISSTEETPFSLVYGVEALIPVETGEPSARFRHTSEGSKNEAMAMAIELLDKRREASMVRMAVQKQKIERYYNRRTNLRYFGIGDLVLRKDTLNTKNSNEGKLGQN, translated from the exons atggccattcatgaagtagGGGATGGACATTGTCGGTCCTTTGCCGACGGGGCCAG gATCCCGTCTGAATTAACATGCGACAACAGGAGGCAATTCATCAGGAGCAAGGTAACACAGTTCCTTGAAgacaacaaaatcaagagaatcctgtcGACTCTATACCACCCGTGTGCGAATGGACAAGCTGAATCTACAAATAAAACCATTATTCAAAGCTTGAAAAAGAAGCTGGAAAGcaccaagggaaaatggagagaaacgtTGCCCGAGGTGCTGTGGGCATATCAGATAACTCCAATATCAAGCACCGAGGAGACACCTTTCTCCCTAGTGTATGGTGTCGAGGCACTGATACCGGTGGAGACCGGGGAACCAAGTGCCAGATTTCGACACACTAGCGAGGGATCAAAGAACGAAGCCATGGCAATGGCCATCGAGCTGCTCGACAAAAGACGGGAAGCCTCGATGGTTCGGATGGCTGTCCAGAAGCAgaaaatcgaaagatactacaatagaagaacgAATCTCCGATACTTCGGAATcggagacttggtcctaaggaaggaTACTCTCAATACCAAAAActctaatgaagggaagctgggTCAAAATTGA